The nucleotide window CCTTACTATGACACCCAGTGCATGCAATATAGTACCAAGCAGATCCATGAACCACATCATCAATCGTGGCAGTGCACTCAAAAAAGGCATCCTGCAACAGTTCAAAAGCATTTGATATAAACATAGAAGCGTTTAAAAATTGCATGTAACATTTAGCTTTGTATTTACCTTTGCAGATTCCAGAGTCATGTAGGAGAAGATGTCAGATATGGTCATCGTCTCCCGCTTAGTGACCACCTCTGCACTAACCTGCTTAGCAATCTCTGGGTTCGAGGAGAGCCTAACAATTAATAGAAATCATAAATTCAGTCAATAACTTCAATTTGAATAAATGTGTGCTCAACATAAACTTATATAGACAGTGTTACATACCACGCGAAGTAATCAATTGTTGGTTGCACATCATAGTCCATGAAAACCCGTGTGGGAGACATAGAACTCAGTGCCAGGTTACCTGTAAAATGACGGAAGAAGGATTAAAGATGATAAGAGTGTAAAGTTAGAAGGCGATTTTAAAGAACAAAACGTTTGTAGAATGTTTAATCAGTCAAACGCGAAACCAAAGGGATAAATAAGTACCTCCGAGACGTTTAGTGTTAACAGCTGTGACCAAAAGAACTGTGGGAGTGTTTTCATAGGACTTAAACTTCTTGCAGAAGTCCGTTGCTGCCTGGTCCCAGAGGTAAAGCTTCATAACAGGTCCTCTGGAAAATAATATCTTAGGGACTTAAGAACCTTATGAACTAAAGAGATATGGTttatcaaaaaaagaagaacacaCTTACTCATGTGATTGCACGTGAACCATAATGTGCCGAGTGGTAGCGAGCTTCGCTTCATCAATGGTGGGACGCTCGGTAAGAGCCTGTCCATCAACCAGCTTCATGTGGCCAAGAACATCTATAACATTTATCATCAAGAACATAACTCAGATGtctaatcatttaaaaaaaaagaaacacttGAACTAATCACATAACTGAACAAAATTCTACAATTCTTTATCAAACAGGAAGATAGGCCAAAACaacatcaaaatataaatatagtaaaattaGAATTCTTACCGTAGAGGTCACCTTTGAGATCACAGTTGGCCTCAAAATCCTCATACGAATGCATCCTGAAACGGTCTTCATCAAAAGGGATTGGAATGTCGTGAAGAACCGACAACTCAGAGTTCCATGCGAAGGACACGGTTGCGATATGATCAGCAACCCGATACATCGGTTTGTTCTTCGATCCGTAGAAGTTGATGAGTTCGTAAACTGAACCTCGCTTCATCTCAGGCAGGTATTTCTTAATACGACCTGGTGGGATGAATCCTTGAATGACAGTTCCCTATTGTCggaaaaataataagaaaaacacaaaatcagaatcaaacctCGGATTTAAACAAATACGATCCCAAACCttaataactaactaaacaaCCATATAAACAAATGACAAAATCAAACTACAAATTCTTATTAACGTTTAAAGAAACGTGAAAGCATAGCTCAAAGTTAAATTAACTTCATTCTAACATTACTAATGAACGCAGACACGAATCGCACGGTCCAGTAACAATTAATATAGTCGGGAAAgaataacaaaactaaaaacgtGAAACAAACCTCAAGATTTAAACAAATACAATACCAGGAAAACGCCAAAaccaaattttaaagttttttaatcCTAACTAATTAACCCTAGATTCACCTTCCAAGTTTAAAGAACCGGCAAAATCACTgttaaaaatttttattaactaactaaacacccATATAAACAAATGACAAAATCAAACTACAAATTCTTATTAACGTTTAAAGAAACGTGAAAGCATAGCTCAAAGTTAAATTAACTCCGTTCTAACATTACTAATGAACGCAGACACGGATCGCACGGTCCAGTAACAATTAATATAGTCGGGAAAgaataacaaaactaaaaacgtGAAACAAACCTCaagatttaaacaaaaaaaataccagGAAAACGTCAAAaccaaattttaaagtttttttatcaTAACTAATTAACCCTAGATTCACCTTCCAAGTTTAAAGAACCGGCAAAATCActgttaaaaatttaattaactaaTCAAACATAACTAATGCACCCTAACACACATCGATCTCAAGGTCTAGGAACTATTTATAGAATTGACGTACCTGCTCGTCGATGAGAAGCATTTCCAGACCAATAAGGGTCTTCTTCACCGGGTTCTGAGCCTCCCAGAAATGGATGAGTCGGAATCGCAACCGGGTTTCATGGGGACCGAGAGAGacatctctgaagaacatcaCTGATTCGTCAGACTCGGAAGACGCAGGAGACTTTCCATTTCGTTTCATCGCCATATCTTGAGATCTGAGTTTTTCTAGGGTTTTGCATTCTACGGAGAAGGAAGATCAATTATATAAGAGGAGGAAAAGAGGGAGGTGAAAAGAAATCATAATGAAGGGGTATTGATTGATCGAAACGGAACTATTGATAGCTTAGGATTGAATCGATGGAATCTACGGTTCTCTTTTTGATCGAAGAACACGAAGCGGTAATGGTGAGGAGAAGCTTCTCGTTTAGATGTCGGCTCACCTAAATGATTCTCCTCGCGATACACAAAAAACACAAAGAAGCCCGAATCAAACTTAAAGCCCAAAGAGAAATCAGAAGCCCACGAAATCTCTTACTCGACTTCGGGCAAAAGGCAAACCCGAGTCTGacgtgtaaaaaaaaaagaacctgaTTGGCCAAATAAAAAATCCGACGTGGATAGCCTGTATGCTCTTCTTATTTTGCTTTTAGTAGTGTTAGATAACTATGCTGGTTTTAAACTTCAAATGAATGAATATttttgtgaacaaaaaaaatgaataaaattattaGGCGAATTTTTAAGTCTTAATACACCAATAATATTCCTCTTCGTGATCAGACATTCAGACTTCATTATACACGGATAAATGGATGTGGTTTTCTATAACCAAGTAGTATATGCCTTCCATTTATTGTGAACAATAATCTACTTGTATAATCAATACATTCTATCAATTACTAGgagtgaaaaaaaaagaaactgaaccaatccaaccaaaccaaaccgtatTTTTTACATAACCCAATTGGTTCATGTTTTATTCAACTTgaatggtttggtttggttttacaaAGAACAAACCGATAACCCAAAATGtttttatctattaataaaTAACACATTAGGATTAACATAtgaaatatttagtaaaaattccgtttttctttttttcttaatttttatattcttttaaGTTCTCAAATATGATTGcaaataatactattatatatattctataattaTAATCATAATGTGTAATACCTAGAGATTGTACtaaaaacaaaacctaaaaacCAAAAGCATCTAAGTTTGTGTCGACGTTTCGATCCATCATAGATTCTTCAATTTTCATTGTCTAAAAATAAGATTGTCTAACATAAGTTTTTCTAGGATCAATAAAAACCGAAGGTAGATACAAATAGTCTTTTAATCAAACTAATACCAACACATTTTATAACACCGAACAATACTAAACTATAATAAAGTGAATCGAACTAAATCTAAACAAAAAACCGAactaaaccaaatcaaactaaacccaaaaccaAACCCATACTACTTCGGTTTTGATTGGGTTGAATTTTACCCAaattaaccaaaccaaactgaacCCAAAACTAAACCAATATGCCCACCCCTAGCCGTGGATTAGTATACTTGATTTTAGGAGGAGATGTCTACCTTCCACTTATTCTAATTAAAGAAACAATCTTCTTAATGGGGAAACAATCTTTGAAGATAACCTCTTGGATTGTACAATTTATTCCGATCGTACATTCACCTATCACTACT belongs to Brassica rapa cultivar Chiifu-401-42 chromosome A07, CAAS_Brap_v3.01, whole genome shotgun sequence and includes:
- the LOC117126698 gene encoding uncharacterized protein LOC117126698, with translation MAMKRNGKSPASSESDESVMFFRDVSLGPHETRLRFRLIHFWEAQNPVKKTLIGLEMLLIDEQGTVIQGFIPPGRIKKYLPEMKRGSVYELINFYGSKNKPMYRVADHIATVSFAWNSELSVLHDIPIPFDEDRFRMHSYEDFEANCDLKGDLYDVLGHMKLVDGQALTERPTIDEAKLATTRHIMVHVQSHEGPVMKLYLWDQAATDFCKKFKSYENTPTVLLVTAVNTKRLGGNLALSSMSPTRVFMDYDVQPTIDYFAWLSSNPEIAKQVSAEVVTKRETMTISDIFSYMTLESAKDAFFECTATIDDVVHGSAWYYIACTGCHSKATKGANSLICTNPRCVKDTTAGVAQYRAKISVYDSSEQGFFVLLGDAGFQLTGRHASELVSSYFEANKDKGPDHEVPVPEALISIVGQTHKFCVKVTDHNFSGNTRAITVTKILPPETSSPTKGSVDNAIAATSMEAVQTGSEVCGPSKSRGDSADEESKRTFDSVDPEKVKRARCEK